TCCGAATTCGGCGTGCTCGGCGGCGATGATGAGATCGCAGCCCAGCGCGAGCTCGAACCCGCCGCCGAGGGCCAGCCCGTTGACGGCGGCGATCACGGGTTTGAAGAGGTCGCGACGGAGCGAGAGCCCTCCCGCGCCCAGCGGCGGCCCCCCCGTGAGGTAATCGAGCCCGCTCGCGTCCCCGGCGTCCTTCATGTCGGCGCCGGCACAGAACGCCCGCGATCCCGCTCCCGTCAGCACCGCCACCCGCACGTCGGGATCGTCGCGGACCTCGTCCCAGACGCCCGCGAGGGCGTCGTGCGCCGCGCGGTTGAGCGCGTTCAGGACGTGCGGCCGGTCGATGGTCACGCGGGCGATGGGCCCATCTTTCCGGTACCGTACGCCGGCTCCGGCTCGCGGGTCTTCCGGCATCGTCACGCGCCTCCTGTGGCGGCGATCCCGGCGGCTCCCGCCGGAGCGGGGGACCCCAGATCCATCCCCTGCGCCAGAAGGCGGCGTTGGAGGGCTCCCACGTCAACCGCCCTCGGTTCACCCCCCGCCGCTACCGCCATCGCCGCGGCGGTCCCCGCGGCCTCGCCCATCACCATGCACGGCGGGATCTCCCGGCTCAACTTTTGTGCCTCGGACGTGGCGGAGAAGCAGCGGCCGGTAACGAGGAGCCCGTCGATCCC
This region of bacterium genomic DNA includes:
- a CDS encoding enoyl-CoA hydratase-related protein yields the protein MPEDPRAGAGVRYRKDGPIARVTIDRPHVLNALNRAAHDALAGVWDEVRDDPDVRVAVLTGAGSRAFCAGADMKDAGDASGLDYLTGGPPLGAGGLSLRRDLFKPVIAAVNGLALGGGFELALGCDLIIAAEHAEFGFPEPRVGRMALDAGITLLARQVPLKIAMGLLLTGRRISAQAAESAGLVNEVVPREDLLQAADRWAADIVACAPLAVEATKQVALAAQDLPTWAAPRWFPRRVLEAVASEDAREGVQAFREKRSPAWRRR